A part of Geothrix oryzae genomic DNA contains:
- a CDS encoding YjfB family protein: MDITLAAISAQKQLQTQNEVVVSVLKKVIDIQAEQGADMAKLVAQAGGTGQRVDLYA; the protein is encoded by the coding sequence GTGGACATCACCCTCGCCGCCATCTCCGCCCAGAAGCAGCTCCAGACCCAGAACGAGGTCGTGGTCAGCGTGCTCAAGAAGGTCATCGACATCCAGGCCGAGCAGGGGGCCGACATGGCCAAGCTGGTGGCCCAGGCGGGCGGCACCGGTCAGCGGGTGGATCTCTACGCCTGA
- the uvrA gene encoding excinuclease ABC subunit UvrA, whose product MTMEHIHIKGAREHNLKNFDLSLPRNQLVVITGLSGSGKSSLAFDTLYAEGQRRYVESLSAYARQFLDQMEKPDVDSIEGLSPAISIEQKTTSKNPRSTVATVTEIYDYLRLLFARTGKPTCVACGKAIASQTIQEMADQILSQPEGAKLEILAPVVRGRKGEYKKLLQDLMKRGYIRARVNGQMLDLTEGVPDLDKQKKHTIEVVIDRLKVSPSIQSRLADSLEIACNLAEGSALMDLNGTETLFSSKLACNNPKCGRFGQGLPELEPRSFSFNTPYGACPTCDGLGFKRQFAEELIIPNPALSINEGAIQASGWKSVSEDGWRSQMLDQLARKAKFSLDMPWKKLPADIRRLLLHGTEKEMRFTYENKKNRYDFVHHFEGIVGNLERRYRETTSEEIRAELEESMRVVPCEACAGLRLKPEVLAVYVGGQNIAQVVSQSVRDARKWFADLVLEGKEAVIAEKVLKEVRERLGFLDDVGLGYLTLDRSAATLSGGEGQRIRLATQIGSKLQGVLYVLDEPSIGLHQRDNLQLIRTLQEMRDLGNSVLVVEHDLETILAADHVVDMGPGAGEHGGQVVAQGTPDEIRRTPGSVTGDFLSGRDAISVPRTRRKAKRGHLSVLGAEENNLKKVDADFPIGLFTCVTGVSGSGKSTLVNEILYKALANQLHQGVHIVGRHKAIKGLEAVDKVIDIDQAPIGRTPRSNPATYTGLFTPLRELFAQLPESKARGYAPGRYSFNVKGGRCEKCEGDGVLKIEMHFLPDVYVTCEQCKGKRYNRETLEIHYKGKSISDVLNLTVEEALELFAPIPVLANKLQTLMDVGLGYIRLGQSATTLSGGEAQRVKLGKELSKRPTGRTVYILDEPTTGLHLKDIQKLLEVVNRLVETGNTVIVIEHNLDVIKTADWILDLGPEGGGEGGRVIAVGTPEEVARKKTSVTGKYLAPYLK is encoded by the coding sequence ATGACCATGGAACACATTCACATCAAGGGTGCCCGCGAGCACAACCTCAAGAACTTCGACCTCAGCCTGCCGAGGAACCAGCTGGTGGTGATCACGGGGCTGTCGGGCTCGGGCAAGTCCAGCCTCGCCTTCGACACCCTCTACGCCGAGGGCCAGCGGCGCTATGTGGAAAGCCTGTCGGCCTACGCCCGCCAGTTCCTCGACCAGATGGAAAAGCCCGATGTGGACAGCATCGAGGGCCTCTCGCCCGCCATCTCCATCGAGCAGAAGACCACCAGCAAGAACCCCCGCTCCACCGTGGCCACGGTGACGGAGATCTACGACTACCTGCGCCTGCTCTTCGCGCGCACGGGCAAGCCCACCTGCGTGGCCTGCGGGAAGGCCATCGCCAGCCAGACCATCCAGGAGATGGCGGACCAGATCCTGAGCCAGCCCGAGGGCGCCAAGCTGGAGATCCTGGCGCCCGTGGTGCGGGGCCGGAAGGGCGAGTACAAGAAGCTGCTCCAGGACCTCATGAAGCGCGGCTACATCCGGGCCCGCGTCAACGGACAGATGCTGGATCTCACCGAGGGCGTGCCCGACCTGGACAAGCAGAAGAAGCACACCATCGAGGTGGTCATCGACCGCCTGAAGGTGAGCCCCTCCATCCAGTCGCGGCTGGCCGACAGCCTGGAGATCGCCTGCAACCTGGCGGAAGGCTCGGCGCTGATGGACCTGAATGGGACTGAGACCCTCTTCTCCAGCAAGCTGGCCTGCAACAACCCGAAGTGCGGGAGGTTCGGCCAGGGCCTGCCCGAGCTGGAGCCGCGCTCCTTCTCCTTCAACACGCCGTACGGCGCCTGCCCTACCTGCGACGGCCTGGGCTTCAAGCGCCAGTTCGCGGAAGAGCTGATCATTCCGAACCCGGCCCTCTCCATCAACGAGGGCGCCATCCAGGCCAGCGGCTGGAAGAGCGTGTCCGAGGATGGTTGGCGCTCGCAGATGCTGGACCAGCTGGCCCGCAAGGCGAAATTCAGCCTGGACATGCCCTGGAAGAAGCTGCCCGCGGACATCCGGCGCCTGCTGCTGCACGGCACCGAGAAGGAGATGCGCTTCACCTACGAGAACAAGAAGAACCGCTACGACTTCGTCCACCACTTCGAGGGCATCGTCGGCAACCTCGAGCGCCGCTACCGCGAGACCACCAGTGAGGAGATCCGCGCGGAGCTGGAGGAGTCCATGCGCGTCGTCCCCTGCGAGGCCTGCGCCGGGTTGCGCCTGAAACCCGAAGTGCTGGCGGTGTATGTGGGGGGGCAGAACATCGCCCAGGTGGTCTCGCAGAGCGTGCGCGATGCCCGGAAGTGGTTCGCGGACCTGGTGCTGGAAGGCAAGGAGGCCGTCATCGCCGAGAAGGTGCTGAAGGAAGTCCGCGAGCGGCTGGGGTTCCTCGACGATGTGGGCCTCGGCTACCTCACGCTGGACCGCAGTGCGGCCACCCTGTCCGGCGGCGAGGGTCAGCGCATCCGCCTCGCCACGCAGATCGGCAGCAAGCTCCAGGGCGTGCTCTATGTGCTGGATGAACCCAGCATCGGCCTGCACCAGCGCGACAACCTGCAGCTCATCCGCACCCTCCAGGAGATGCGCGACCTGGGCAACTCCGTGCTGGTGGTGGAGCACGATCTGGAGACCATCCTCGCCGCCGATCATGTGGTGGACATGGGGCCCGGCGCCGGAGAGCACGGCGGCCAGGTGGTGGCCCAGGGCACGCCGGACGAGATCCGCCGCACGCCGGGCTCCGTGACGGGCGACTTCCTGTCGGGCCGCGACGCGATCTCCGTGCCCCGCACCCGGCGCAAGGCCAAGCGCGGACACCTCTCCGTGCTGGGCGCCGAGGAGAACAACCTCAAGAAGGTGGACGCGGACTTCCCCATCGGCCTCTTCACCTGCGTCACCGGCGTGAGCGGCTCGGGCAAGAGCACGCTGGTGAACGAGATTCTCTACAAGGCCCTGGCCAACCAGCTGCACCAGGGCGTGCACATCGTCGGGAGGCACAAGGCCATCAAGGGCCTGGAGGCCGTGGACAAGGTCATCGACATCGACCAGGCGCCCATCGGCCGCACGCCGCGCAGCAACCCGGCCACCTACACGGGCCTCTTCACGCCGCTCCGGGAGCTGTTCGCGCAGCTGCCCGAGAGCAAGGCCCGCGGCTACGCGCCGGGCCGCTACAGCTTCAATGTGAAGGGCGGCCGCTGCGAGAAGTGCGAGGGCGACGGCGTCCTCAAGATCGAGATGCACTTCCTCCCGGATGTGTATGTGACCTGCGAGCAGTGCAAGGGCAAGCGCTACAACCGCGAGACGCTGGAGATCCACTACAAGGGCAAGAGCATCTCCGATGTGCTGAACCTGACCGTGGAGGAGGCGCTGGAGCTGTTCGCGCCCATTCCGGTGCTGGCCAACAAGCTGCAGACCCTCATGGATGTGGGCCTGGGCTACATCCGCCTGGGCCAGAGCGCCACCACGCTGTCAGGGGGCGAGGCGCAGCGCGTGAAGCTGGGCAAGGAGCTGAGCAAGCGCCCCACGGGCCGCACGGTCTACATCCTGGACGAACCCACCACGGGCCTGCATTTGAAGGACATCCAGAAGCTGCTGGAAGTGGTCAACCGGCTCGTGGAGACCGGGAATACGGTCATCGTCATCGAGCACAACCTCGATGTGATCAAGACCGCCGACTGGATCCTCGACCTCGGTCCCGAGGGCGGCGGCGAGGGCGGCCGCGTCATCGCCGTGGGCACGCCCGAAGAGGTGGCGCGGAAGAAGACCAGCGTGACGGGGAAGTACCTGGCGCCCTACCTGAAATAG
- a CDS encoding thiol-disulfide oxidoreductase DCC family protein, whose amino-acid sequence MELASGPTRLFYDGGCGFCHAAVRFIARRDAAGRIRFAPLGGATFQRQVPEVDRRGLPDSLVVLPPGSRPLTRSDAVIHLLRALGGAWAVGARLLAVVSPPLRDGAYDLIARFRTHLFPRPEEACPRLPPALLDRFDP is encoded by the coding sequence TTGGAGCTTGCTTCGGGGCCGACCCGCCTCTTCTACGACGGTGGCTGCGGCTTCTGCCATGCCGCGGTGCGCTTCATCGCCCGGCGCGATGCGGCGGGCCGCATCCGGTTCGCCCCCCTGGGGGGAGCCACCTTCCAGCGGCAGGTCCCCGAGGTGGACCGGCGGGGCCTGCCGGACAGCCTGGTGGTGCTTCCTCCTGGGAGTCGCCCCCTGACGCGCTCGGACGCCGTGATCCACCTGCTGCGCGCCCTGGGTGGTGCCTGGGCGGTGGGGGCCCGCCTGCTGGCGGTCGTGTCCCCGCCCCTCCGGGACGGCGCGTACGACTTGATTGCCCGCTTCCGTACGCACCTGTTCCCGCGACCGGAAGAGGCGTGCCCCCGCCTCCCTCCCGCGCTCCTGGACCGCTTCGATCCTTAG
- the fliW gene encoding flagellar assembly protein FliW: MTTTDDGILLTFPKGLLGFPQLTTFRLFEPRDGYPLKFLQSVESPEIAFTCLDPAGIQEDYAVPLGDEDAEALGLEVPEDALILTLVVIPEDPRRMTTNLAGPLVVNVKTRVGFQIALNAEKYPLRFPILPQD, translated from the coding sequence ATGACCACGACCGATGACGGCATCCTCCTCACCTTTCCCAAGGGCCTCCTGGGCTTCCCCCAGCTGACGACCTTCCGGCTCTTCGAGCCCCGGGACGGCTATCCCCTGAAGTTCCTCCAGTCCGTGGAGTCTCCGGAGATCGCCTTCACCTGCCTGGATCCGGCCGGCATCCAGGAGGACTACGCCGTGCCCCTGGGCGACGAGGACGCCGAGGCCCTGGGCCTCGAGGTCCCGGAGGACGCCTTGATCCTGACCCTCGTGGTGATTCCCGAGGATCCCCGGCGCATGACCACGAACCTGGCCGGGCCCCTGGTCGTCAATGTGAAGACCCGCGTGGGCTTCCAGATCGCGCTGAACGCTGAGAAATACCCCCTGCGATTCCCGATCCTCCCCCAGGACTGA
- the csrA gene encoding carbon storage regulator CsrA: MLVITRKPDQSIVIGGEVEVIVLGITKEGVRLGIKAPRSVQVHRREVFEAIAAENKAATEARTPVQDAAALLRAAQVRKPRVR; the protein is encoded by the coding sequence ATGCTCGTCATCACGAGGAAGCCGGATCAATCCATCGTCATCGGGGGCGAGGTGGAGGTCATCGTCCTGGGCATCACGAAGGAAGGCGTCCGCCTGGGTATCAAGGCCCCTCGAAGCGTCCAAGTTCATCGACGCGAGGTATTTGAAGCCATCGCAGCCGAGAACAAGGCCGCCACCGAGGCCCGGACCCCGGTCCAGGATGCCGCGGCCCTCCTCCGGGCGGCTCAAGTCCGCAAGCCAAGGGTCCGATAA
- a CDS encoding TMEM165/GDT1 family protein, with translation MNRSLFWTTFATVFLAEVGDKTQLAAMTATVRSGQIWTVFLAASAALVCATAIGVALGGVLFRYIPEAAIKWAAGCAFIAVGLWVLIKG, from the coding sequence ATGAACCGCTCCCTCTTCTGGACCACCTTCGCCACCGTGTTTCTCGCGGAAGTGGGCGACAAGACTCAGCTGGCGGCCATGACGGCGACCGTGCGCAGCGGCCAGATCTGGACCGTGTTCCTCGCCGCCAGCGCGGCCCTGGTCTGCGCCACGGCCATCGGCGTGGCCCTGGGCGGCGTCCTGTTCCGCTACATCCCGGAGGCCGCCATCAAGTGGGCCGCGGGATGCGCCTTCATCGCGGTGGGGCTGTGGGTGCTGATCAAGGGCTGA
- a CDS encoding metallophosphoesterase, with amino-acid sequence MPFLISLVLIFLVQWLHLRLLRLEVAAPYRRWLPWILGLIHVPLVLFAGLRILGLGGHGALPWLRTLARAGFYFQAFTVLHLLAGMLAEGAWRFWQRNRPEEAGEGVGEGAVDLSRRAFLQTAALASTGAAVALGAGGARQAYGDPEITRRALSFPDLPEGLDGLRLAHLSDLHAGPLVSPNLLHRWRELTERERPDLLLFTGDLVDSRPDELEPLLEAFRGFSPPLGTFAILGNHDYFDDPRPIWRDLEAEGIRCLENASTLIRRDGATLALLGLQDPMARNGRFRRMVFGPGPRPAEAARDLPAEAFRICMNHRPSEWERALEAGARLTLSGHTHGGQINPIPGFSSAHLIGPRTDGLYRQGDDLLYVSRGLGVVGLPIRIAAPPEIAILTLKRGPMAPGTRS; translated from the coding sequence ATGCCCTTCCTGATCTCGCTCGTCCTCATCTTCCTGGTCCAGTGGCTGCACCTGCGGCTGCTCCGCCTGGAGGTGGCCGCCCCCTACCGGCGCTGGCTGCCCTGGATCCTGGGCCTGATCCATGTGCCCCTGGTGCTCTTCGCGGGCCTCCGCATCCTGGGTCTGGGCGGCCACGGCGCCCTGCCATGGCTGCGGACGCTGGCCCGGGCGGGCTTCTACTTCCAGGCCTTCACGGTCCTGCACCTACTGGCCGGCATGCTGGCCGAGGGCGCCTGGCGGTTCTGGCAAAGGAACCGCCCGGAGGAGGCCGGGGAAGGCGTGGGTGAGGGCGCCGTGGACCTGAGCCGCCGGGCCTTCCTGCAGACCGCCGCCCTGGCGAGCACGGGCGCCGCCGTGGCCCTGGGGGCCGGAGGCGCACGGCAGGCCTACGGCGATCCCGAGATCACCCGCCGCGCCCTCAGCTTCCCGGACCTCCCCGAGGGACTGGACGGCCTCCGCCTCGCCCACCTCAGCGACCTCCACGCCGGTCCCCTGGTGAGCCCGAACCTCCTCCACCGATGGCGGGAGCTGACCGAGCGCGAGCGACCGGACCTGCTGCTCTTCACGGGCGATCTCGTCGACAGCCGCCCCGACGAGCTGGAACCGCTGCTGGAGGCCTTCCGCGGCTTCTCCCCGCCCCTGGGCACCTTCGCGATCCTGGGCAACCACGACTACTTCGACGATCCGCGCCCCATCTGGCGGGATCTTGAAGCCGAGGGCATCCGCTGCCTGGAAAACGCCTCGACGCTGATCCGACGGGACGGCGCCACCCTCGCCCTCCTCGGCCTCCAGGATCCGATGGCGCGGAACGGGCGCTTCCGCCGCATGGTCTTCGGACCGGGGCCGCGCCCGGCCGAAGCGGCCCGGGACCTGCCCGCCGAGGCCTTCCGCATCTGCATGAACCACCGCCCCAGCGAGTGGGAGCGCGCGCTGGAGGCCGGCGCCCGTCTCACGCTCTCAGGCCACACCCACGGGGGCCAGATCAACCCCATCCCCGGCTTCAGCAGCGCGCACCTCATCGGCCCCCGCACGGACGGGCTCTACCGACAGGGTGACGACCTGCTCTATGTGAGCCGCGGGCTCGGCGTGGTGGGCCTGCCCATCCGCATCGCCGCCCCCCCGGAGATCGCCATCCTCACGCTGAAGCGGGGGCCGATGGCGCCCGGAACCAGATCCTAA